ACCTGGCCTTTGCGCTCGGCAGCCATGGCGGCGTTCATCCTCTGGAGCTCAGCGGCGTAAAGCTTGGTACGCAGGAACTGCATGGCCTTAGCTCTATTCTTTATCTGTGAGCGCTCATCCTGGCACGTGACCACAATACCGCTGGGAAGATGCGTTATCCTTACCGCGGAGTCCGTCATGTTGACATGCTGGCCGCCGGCGCCGCTGGAACGGTACGTATCTATCTTAAGATCCTCAGTCCGGATCTCGACGTCCACTTCTTCAGCTTCCGGCAGAACTGCAACAGTGGCGGTAGACGTATGGATGCGTCCGCTTGCCTCTGTCTCGGGGACACGCTGTACGCGATGGACACCGCTCTCGAACTTAAGGCTGCTGAAAGCTCCGACGCCGTCCACACGGAAGACCACTTCCTTGTATCCTCCGATGCCGGTTTCGTTCGCGGATATCAGCTCTGTCTTCCAGTGCTCGCGTTCAGCAAAACGGGTATACATGCGGAAGAGGTCGGCGGCAAAGAGGGCGGCCTCTTCTCCGCCGGCCCCGCCTCTGATCTCTATTATTACGCTCTTGTCGTCGTTCAGATCCTTCGGCAGCAGCAGCAGCTGTATATGACGCTCAAGCTCCGGGATCTGTTCTTCCAGCAGAGCCAGCTCCTCTTTTGCCAGTTCCGCCATGTCCTCATCGCCGCCTGCGATCATCTCTTTTGCGTAATTGATGCCTTTTATTACCGCTTCATACCGCATAAAGGCATCGACTATCGGGGCCAGTTCGGAATGTTTCCTGCCCAGCGACTGCATCTCCTGGGGGTCGTTCGCCACCTCGGGGATAGACATCCGCTCCTCTATTTCCTTAAAACTTTTCTCTATTTCCTGTAATTTACTCAGAAGTTCCATGAACTACACCACCTGTGCTGTCTGATTGTCTTTTTCCGGATGGAGCGCCAGATCAAGCGCTGCAAGCGCTACCTCGATCTGGTCGGGGCTTGGGTCCCTGGTCGTGATGTATTGCAGGGAAAGCGCTGGCATTATGCATATCCTTCCCCACGTATCCGAGTTCGACGCTCCCTTTATAAATTCATAAGATATACCTATCACAAAAGGAAGAAGGAGAACCCTGCTTCCGATACGCCAGGCTATGGAACCTCCGCCTATAGCCGAAAAGACTATTATACTTACAAAAATAACCACCAGGAGGAAAGACGTCCCGCAGCGTCTGTGTATCCTTGAATATCGGGACACTGCTTCCGGGGTCAGTTCAGATCCCTGTTCATAAGCGTTGATAGTCTTATGCTCCGCGCCGTGGTATTCAAATACACGCCGTATGTCCTTCCACATGCCGATAAGTGCGACATAGCCGATGAAGACCAGCCCGCGCATGACGCCTTCAGCCGCATTCTTCCACACATGGGATAAATTGAACAGATATGTGAGGTATTCGGCGACAAACATGGGAAGCGCGATAAAAAGTCCTATCACTGCGAAGATCGCGGCAGCAATTGATAATGCCATCTCGAGCGGGGAAATCTTATCTTCCTCACCAAGGCTGATCTCAGCTGAGAGGGAAAGGGCCTTCATGCCTATTCTCATCATTTCAACCATCGTGGCAAATCCGCGGATAACCGGCAGCTTCCATATTCCATGCTTGATCCAGACAGAACCCAGCCATGACTTGAGCCAGATCCTCCCGCCCGGCTCTCTCACCGCAAGGCCCCAGTGCTCCGGACCTTTCATGAGGACTCCCTCGATAACCGCCTGCCCGCCTACAGGGATCCTATCCCGCTGAACACCTGACAGAGCGGATACAACTATCTGTATTATAAAAAAAATATTCATTCTGAAAGCATTTTCTCCATACTCGGGTAAGGATCGTTACAAGGACGAGCTTCTGCGCATGCTCCGCGGGTCACGCAGGAGGGCCCGCAATTTTCAAATATTTCAGGAGCAGTGTTCCTTGCAAGTATGAGCATCCGGCGTGCCAGATCCCTTATCTCCCATTGTGCGCGTTTACAGAGACGCAGCTCAAAGAAATGATGCAGCTCCCGCGCGTTCATCGAGACGACGATCCTTGTCTCAGTGCCGTGGGGCAGTATAAAACGGGCATCTTCCTTTGTAATACCCATCTCTACAAGTTTTTCATAACAATCCCACGCCTTTTCGATTCCTTTTTTAAATAAAGAGAGTGCCTCAGGATTACATTCGATCTCCGGCGGTATGATACATGTCTGCCCTGTCATCCCGACGTAGCGCTGGCTCTGCTGAGAATAGCTTGCCAGCCTGTGGCGGACGAGCTGATGTGTCGTAACACGGCTTATGCCTTCTATTGCGAAGGTAAACGAGACATGCTCGAACGGCGACATGTGCCCGGACTCGGCCAGCATGTTTAAAAAAGAAGCTGTTTTTTCCGCATCAAGCCCATCAAGGATGTCTGCGGCGCCGGAGGGGCTGTAGCACATCCTGGCTGCAGCGGCAACAATTTTTGCCGCATCGGGCGTTGCTGCAATAAGTTTTACGAAAATAGCCACAGGGATGCCTCCTCGGTCAGAATCATGCCGCAAAACAGGAATTGGGGGCATGAGAAAAAAGAGGGGAGCAATCTCGCTCCCCTCGTGGGTAAAAGCTATTATTCGCTATTCTTCGGTTGTCTCTTTCGTTGTCTTCTGTCCGTAATTCACGCCTGCGTACTTCTGACGGAATTTTTCAAGGCGTCCTGCCTCGATAACGCGGCCTTTCTTGCCGGTGTAGAAAGGATGACATGCATTGCAAACCGAAACTCTCATGTCCCCTGTCGTTGACCTGGTTTCGAATGTATTGCCGCAGGCGCAGGTTACCTTGCAGGTCTCATATTTTGGATGTATATCCTTCTTCAATGTATTGCACCTCCAGATGTTCTTGTACGTCTAACATACAATAAGACATTATATTGCAGGTTTCCGAAAGACGCAAGTTTTTATTTAGCGGATCAGGGTATCCCGCATTGATCCACATGTCCGGGAACGATCCTCACATAATATGTAAAATCAGACTTTGCTGAGAGAATCCCCATGTTTTGGTTCCGCCTTGACAGGAACGCTCAGCACATCGACGCTCTCCATCACTGCTACAAGCCGCTTTTCTACTGCATCGGCATCCTTTGCCCAGCATTCGCAGACTATGGAGTCATGTATCTGAAGAACAGGGAATGCCCCCGTAAATTCATCCGAGAGGACCTTATCAAACCTCATCAGCGCGATCTTCGCGATGTCGGAAGCAGCACTCTGTATCGGAGTATTTACCGCAACTCTGCCTATAGGATCATTCCCTCTGCCCTCCACCGTCGATACCTCTGCCAGCGGCCGTATGCGGCCGAAGATAGAACGTGTAAAACCGGCAGCTCTGGCATCCTTCATGCTTTTGTCAAGATATTCTTTCACCTTCGGCAGAACACTGAAGTACCTCTCCACCATAGAAGCCGCCTGCGGTCTGGGGATACCAAGCCTCCGGCCCA
The sequence above is drawn from the Synergistaceae bacterium genome and encodes:
- the prfA gene encoding peptide chain release factor 1, which translates into the protein MELLSKLQEIEKSFKEIEERMSIPEVANDPQEMQSLGRKHSELAPIVDAFMRYEAVIKGINYAKEMIAGGDEDMAELAKEELALLEEQIPELERHIQLLLLPKDLNDDKSVIIEIRGGAGGEEAALFAADLFRMYTRFAEREHWKTELISANETGIGGYKEVVFRVDGVGAFSSLKFESGVHRVQRVPETEASGRIHTSTATVAVLPEAEEVDVEIRTEDLKIDTYRSSGAGGQHVNMTDSAVRITHLPSGIVVTCQDERSQIKNRAKAMQFLRTKLYAAELQRMNAAMAAERKGQVGTGDRSERIRTYNYPQNRLTDHRINLTLYKLDQILDGDIYELIRALSDADQAEKLKALSL
- a CDS encoding DUF1385 domain-containing protein, with amino-acid sequence MNIFFIIQIVVSALSGVQRDRIPVGGQAVIEGVLMKGPEHWGLAVREPGGRIWLKSWLGSVWIKHGIWKLPVIRGFATMVEMMRIGMKALSLSAEISLGEEDKISPLEMALSIAAAIFAVIGLFIALPMFVAEYLTYLFNLSHVWKNAAEGVMRGLVFIGYVALIGMWKDIRRVFEYHGAEHKTINAYEQGSELTPEAVSRYSRIHRRCGTSFLLVVIFVSIIVFSAIGGGSIAWRIGSRVLLLPFVIGISYEFIKGASNSDTWGRICIMPALSLQYITTRDPSPDQIEVALAALDLALHPEKDNQTAQVV
- the thyX gene encoding FAD-dependent thymidylate synthase; the protein is MAIFVKLIAATPDAAKIVAAAARMCYSPSGAADILDGLDAEKTASFLNMLAESGHMSPFEHVSFTFAIEGISRVTTHQLVRHRLASYSQQSQRYVGMTGQTCIIPPEIECNPEALSLFKKGIEKAWDCYEKLVEMGITKEDARFILPHGTETRIVVSMNARELHHFFELRLCKRAQWEIRDLARRMLILARNTAPEIFENCGPSCVTRGACAEARPCNDPYPSMEKMLSE
- the rpmE gene encoding 50S ribosomal protein L31, with protein sequence MKKDIHPKYETCKVTCACGNTFETRSTTGDMRVSVCNACHPFYTGKKGRVIEAGRLEKFRQKYAGVNYGQKTTKETTEE